The following are encoded together in the Coregonus clupeaformis isolate EN_2021a chromosome 24, ASM2061545v1, whole genome shotgun sequence genome:
- the LOC121538629 gene encoding LOW QUALITY PROTEIN: transcription factor MafB-like (The sequence of the model RefSeq protein was modified relative to this genomic sequence to represent the inferred CDS: inserted 2 bases in 1 codon) yields MRRAXGEQTLIFKKSVFATLGNTFANLQQSRGSTMSAELSMGPELPNSPLALEYVNDFDLMKFDVKKEGLAGLERAGVRQCIRLQPQGSVSSTPISTPCSSVPSSPSFSPTEQKNHLEELYWMPNGGYHQQIDPQTLSLTPEDAVEALIGATAHGQHPSPHVQQQLQQGGFDGYRGPHHHHNHHGHPQQHHHPYGGGIPHHPDELPGHPGGHSHPHTQHHHHSQDPDSPSPVSPDSHQALHHHRLQHHHQHDHQGQGHQGLGNVEDRFSDDQLVSMSVRELNRHLRGFTKDEVIHLKQKRRTLKNRGYAQSCRFKRVQQKHVLENEKTHLINQVEALKAEINRLARERDAYKLKCEKLTGTGANNGIRKAGSASDNPSSPEFFM; encoded by the exons ATGAGACGAGC GGGAGAACAGACGCTTATTTTTAAGAAGTCTGTTTTTGCGACGCTGGGAAACACCTTCGCCAATCTGCAGCAGAGTCGTGGCAGCACCATGAGCGCAGAGCTGAGCATGGGCCCGGAGCTCCCCAACAGCCCTCTGGCTCTGGAATACGTCAACGACTTTGACCTAATGAAGTTTGACGTGAAGAAGGAAGGTCTGGCCGGGCTGGAACGCGCCGGGGTGCGCCAGTGTATTCGGCTCCAGCCCCAGGGCTCTGTGTCCTCCACCCCCATCAGCACACCATGCAGCTCGGTGCCCTCCTCACCCAGCTTCAGCCCCACAGAGCAGAAGAACCATCTGGAGGAGCTCTACTGGATGCCCAACGGCGGGTACCACCAGCAGATCGACCCACAGACGTTAAGCCTGACCCCGGAGGATGCAGTGGAGGCCCTGATTGGAGCCACAGCCCATGGCCAACACCCGTCCCCGCATGTCcagcagcagctgcagcaggGCGGCTTCGATGGCTACAGagggcctcaccaccaccacaaccaccatggCCATCCTCAACAGCACCACCATCCCTATGGGGGAGGCATTCCGCACCACCCAGATGAACTGCCTGGACACCCGGGGGGCCACAGCCACCCACACACCCAGCACCACCACCACAGCCAGGACCCAGACAGCCCGTCCCCCGTCTCCCCAGACTCCCACCAAGCCCTCCACCACCACCGCCtccaacaccaccaccaacacGACCACCAGGGCCAGGGGCACCAAGGCTTAGGCAACGTGGAGGACCGATTCTCTGATGATCAACTGGTGTCCATGTCTGTGAGGGAGCTGAACAGGCACCTGCGGGGGTTCACCAAGGACGAGGTCATCCATCTCAAGCAGAAGAGGCGGACCCTAAAAAACAGGGGCTACGCACAGTCCTGCCGCTTCAAGCGGGTGCAGCAGAAGCATGTGCTGGAGAACGAGAAGACTCATCTGATTAACCAGGTGGAGGCGCTCAAGGCGGAGATCAATCGGCTGGCGCGCGAGAGGGACGCCTACAAACTCAAGTGCGAGAAACTGACGGGAACGGGAGCGAATAACGGGATCCGCAAGGCAGGGTCAGCAAGTGACAACCCGTCATCTCCAGAGTTTTTCATGTGA